Proteins found in one Leptidea sinapis chromosome 23, ilLepSina1.1, whole genome shotgun sequence genomic segment:
- the LOC126971466 gene encoding protein CDV3 homolog — MADLDDFFAKKDRKKSKSVKKFATAEELAKKMEDTKKPDVRPKKERPVQEGEEQDRGGEEEEWKEYEEPVKDYTGLKIQVLQGGNGAPDSGRDSSTEDSMPENSKNKGPWNKPTEVEQAPQPTPQVEEKPQQKKTTAYVPPQSRNKPNESSHRPTNRNAIDIHNEDYFPVLGAGAKRGGGWSTAAGAGSSRPASSAQPLTLGNRYTSLQHDT, encoded by the exons ATGGCTGATTTAGATGATTTCTTCGCGAAGAAAGATCGCAAAAAGTCAAAGTCGGTGAAAAAGTTTGCAACAGCGGAAGAATTAGCAAAAAAAATGGAAGACACGAAAAAACCAGATGTACGGCCGAAGAAAGAGCGACCAGTACAGGAAGGCGAAGAGCAAGATAGGGGCGGG GAGGAGGAAGAATGGAAGGAATATGAAGAACCAGTAAAAGACTACACAGGGCTCAAGATACAAGTACTACAGGGTGGCAATGGTGCACCTGATTCTGGTCGGGATTCCTCAACGGAAGACTCAATGCCAGAGAATTCTAAAAACAAGGGACCATGGAACAAACCG ACTGAAGTAGAACAGGCTCCACAGCCGACCCCTCAAGTTGAAGAGAAACCACAGCAGAAGAAAACGACGGCATATGTTCCTCCACAGTCGAGAAATAAACCGAATGAATCTTCACATCGGCCTACCAAT AGAAACGCCATTGACATCCACAACGAGGATTACTTCCCCGTGCTGGGCGCGGGGGCAAAGCGCGGCGGCGGCTGGAGCACGGCCGCGGGAGCGGGCTCCAGCCGGCCTGCCAGCTCCGCTCAGCCGCTCACGTTGGGCAACCGATACACGTCGCTGCAGCACGACACCTAG